A stretch of the Dioscorea cayenensis subsp. rotundata cultivar TDr96_F1 chromosome 4, TDr96_F1_v2_PseudoChromosome.rev07_lg8_w22 25.fasta, whole genome shotgun sequence genome encodes the following:
- the LOC120257936 gene encoding cysteine-rich receptor-like protein kinase 6 isoform X1, translated as MALLLLLLLLLLLPNKSLSLAILFLLHVLVHHVNAGILSFSPITANCTGGNYTDNSIFSTNLNSLLSTFNSKSSSSNSTYQISGTVYGLFFCTGDLSQDNCQACIQSAIKNISEKCPSSKQAIIWYDYCELRYSDTNFFGLPDTNGFSMINPFENTSSSEPMEVMSQLVKEAPSQVPVMFSYRALPPERLYALAQCSPDLTAEGCSRCLTTILANIKACCTMRKGWRYLATSCWIRYEATPFLQNLQGVYIEVTQSSCPYQDTLPNDLILNNILSDLMTNTPLKGGFYNISEGETMNKLYGLALCRGDLAPQGDSCETCLQNARNSILEDCTNKTQAIEWYESCFIKYSNQSFFGVVDTDGRTMCGTEQSNQIAANITTGMVQGLILDAVNSPTFLGVGKIAINSSLESYALVQCTRDLSREGCGDCLQRGMNISLQNCALTQGWRYLSGSCTLRYEAFPFFDTSVIPEGTPTQEFGVRKKSSNVSVLVIVMPIVGFILLATCLSCLCCRLRRKHASKRAQFDKYMPLSSIQTATNNFADQNKLGEGGFGPVYKGVLQNGTEIAVKRLSTASKQGATEFENEVKLIAKLQHRNLVRMLGWCVEKEEKLLVYEYLPKKGLDALLFDSEKRVQLDWNQRLQIIGGIARGLVYLHEDSLLKVIHRDLKASNVLLDNKLTPKISDFGMAKIYGGDEIEANSSRVVGTYGYMAPEYAMAGLFSVKSDVFSFGVLLLEVLTAQRNGRAHFEEYGQTLIRHMWHLWTENKALELVDPLLEGSYSTDEAIKLIKIGLLCVQENVEERPTMSVVIHMLRSSDHTVFPTPTQPPSFITRPRNIQLLASSSSSQSQATIVPSVNDVTNSDLLPR; from the exons atggctcttcttcttcttcttcttcttcttcttcttcttcccaacaAATCCTTAAGCCTCGCCATCTTGTTCCTCCTCCATGTTCTTGTTCACCATGTCAACGCCGGAATCCTGAGTTTCTCTCCAATCACAGCCAACTGCACCGGCGGTAACTACACAGACAACAGCATCTTCTCCACCAACCTCAACTCCCTTCTCTCCACCTTCAATTCCAAGTCCTCATCCTCCAACTCTACATATCAAATCTCAGGCACTGTCTATGGCCTCTTCTTCTGCACTGGTGACCTCTCACAAGACAACTGCCAGGCCTGCATCCAATCAGCCATTAAAAACATCTCTGAGAAGTGCCCAAGCTCAAAACAAGCCATCATATGGTATGACTACTGCGAACTACGTTACTCTGACACCAACTTCTTTGGACTCCCAGACACCAATGGTTTCTCCATGATCAATCCCTTTGAGAACACCAGTTCATCAGAGCCAATGGAGGTGATGTCCCAGTTGGTCAAAGAGGCCCCATCCCAAGTACCCGTTATGTTCTCTTACAGAGCATTGCCCCCTGAACGCTTGTATGCTCTGGCACAGTGTTCACCAGACTTAACCGCAGAAGGATGCAGTCGTTGCTTGACTACTATCTTGGCAAACATCAAAGCTTGTTGTACAATGAGGAAGGGATGGAGATATCTGGCTACTAGCTGTTGGATACGGTATGAAGCTACTCCTTTCCTTCAGAACCTTCAGGGAGTTTATATAGAGGTCACTCAGAGCTCTTGCCCTTACCAAGACACCCTTCCTAATGACCTGATTCTCAACAACATTCTCTCTGATTTGATGACAAACACTCCGTTGAAGGGCGGGTTCTATAACATTAGTGAAGGGGAGACGATGAACAAGCTCTATGGCTTAGCACTATGCCGAGGAGATCTAGCTCCACAAGGGGATTCTTGCGAGACCTGTCTACAGAATGCAAGAAACAGCATTCTAGAAGATTGCACAAACAAGACACAAGCCATTGAATGGTATGAGAGCTGTTTTATTAAGTACTCCAACCAGAGTTTTTTTGGGGTTGTGGATACTGATGGAAGGACAATGTGTGGAACTGAACAAAGTAACCAGATTGCTGCCAATATCACCACCGGAATGGTACAGGGACTCATTCTTGATGCAGTTAATAGTCCAACATTTTTAGGAGTCGGAAAG ATTGCGATCAATAGTTCTCTGGAGAGCTATGCGCTTGTGCAGTGCACAAGAGACCTCAGCAGAGAGGGTTGTGGGGATTGCTTGCAGAGAGGGATGAATATTTCTTTGCAAAACTGTGCATTGACTCAAGGATGGCGATATCTCTCTGGTAGCTGCACCTTGAGGTATGAGGCCTTTCCCTTTTTTGACACCTCAGTGATACCAGAGGGTACTCCTACACAAGAATTTGGTG TAAGGAAGAAGTCATCCAATGTTAGTGTTCTGGTTATTGTCATGCCAATTGTGGGATTCATTCTCTTGGCTACTTGCCTCTCTTGTCTGTGTTGTAGATTGAGGCGGAAACATG CAAGCAAAAGAGCTCAGTTTGATAAATACATGCCTCTGAGTAGTATACAAACAGCTACAAATAATTTTGCCGATCAAAATAAGCTTGGTGAAGGTGGATTTGGCCCTGTTTATAAG GGTGTGCTGCAGAATGGAACAGAGATCGCTGTTAAGAGACTTTCAACAGCATCCAAGCAAGGTGCCACTGAATTTGAGAATGAGGTCAAGTTAATTGCGAAACTCCAGCACAGAAATCTTGTGAGAATGCTTGGTTGGTGTgttgagaaagaagagaagctACTTGTCTATGAATACCTACCAAAGAAGGGTCTTGATGCTCTTCTATTTG ATTCTGAAAAGCGGGTGCAATTGGATTGGAATCAACGGCTTCAGATCATCGGAGGAATTGCTAGAGGCCTTGTCTATCTCCATGAAGACTCACTGCTCAAAGTCATTCACAGGGACCTCAAAGCCAGTAATGTTTTATTAGACAACAAACTGACACCCAAGATATCAGATTTTGGGATGGCCAAGATATATGGAGGAGATGAAATTGAAGCCAATTCAAGCAGAGTTGTTGGAACATA TGGTTACATGGCCCCAGAATATGCAATGGCAGGGCTATTCTCTGTGAAGTCTGATGTTTTTAGCTTTGGAGTCCTCTTATTAGAAGTACTAACTGCACAAAGGAATGGAAGAGCACACTTCGAAGAATATGGCCAAACTCTTATAAGACAT ATGTGGCATTTGTGGACTGAAAACAAAGCACTGGAGTTGGTGGATCCTTTGCTTGAAGGTTCATATTCAACTGATGAAGCAATCAAGTTGATCAAAATAGGATTGTTGTGTGTCCAAGAGAATGTGGAAGAGAGGCCAACAATGTCTGTGGTTATTCATATGCTGAGGAGCAGTGACCACACTGTGTTCCCAACACCCACTCAGCCTCCTTCATTCATAACTCGGCCAAGAAACATTCAGCTTCTTGCATCTTCATCAAGCTCGCAGTCACAAGCAACCATTGTTCCCTCCGTCAATGATGTTACCAATTCAGATCTTCTGCCAAGATAG
- the LOC120257936 gene encoding cysteine-rich receptor-like protein kinase 4 isoform X2 — protein MALLLLLLLLLLLPNKSLSLAILFLLHVLVHHVNAGILSFSPITANCTGGNYTDNSIFSTNLNSLLSTFNSKSSSSNSTYQISGTVYGLFFCTGDLSQDNCQACIQSAIKNISEKCPSSKQAIIWYDYCELRYSDTNFFGLPDTNGFSMINPFENTSSSEPMEVMSQLVKEAPSQVPVMFSYRALPPERLYALAQCSPDLTAEGCSRCLTTILANIKACCTMRKGWRYLATSCWIRYEATPFLQNLQGVYIEVTQSSCPYQDTLPNDLILNNILSDLMTNTPLKGGFYNISEGETMNKLYGLALCRGDLAPQGDSCETCLQNARNSILEDCTNKTQAIECNQIAANITTGMVQGLILDAVNSPTFLGVGKIAINSSLESYALVQCTRDLSREGCGDCLQRGMNISLQNCALTQGWRYLSGSCTLRYEAFPFFDTSVIPEGTPTQEFGVRKKSSNVSVLVIVMPIVGFILLATCLSCLCCRLRRKHASKRAQFDKYMPLSSIQTATNNFADQNKLGEGGFGPVYKGVLQNGTEIAVKRLSTASKQGATEFENEVKLIAKLQHRNLVRMLGWCVEKEEKLLVYEYLPKKGLDALLFDSEKRVQLDWNQRLQIIGGIARGLVYLHEDSLLKVIHRDLKASNVLLDNKLTPKISDFGMAKIYGGDEIEANSSRVVGTYGYMAPEYAMAGLFSVKSDVFSFGVLLLEVLTAQRNGRAHFEEYGQTLIRHMWHLWTENKALELVDPLLEGSYSTDEAIKLIKIGLLCVQENVEERPTMSVVIHMLRSSDHTVFPTPTQPPSFITRPRNIQLLASSSSSQSQATIVPSVNDVTNSDLLPR, from the exons atggctcttcttcttcttcttcttcttcttcttcttcttcccaacaAATCCTTAAGCCTCGCCATCTTGTTCCTCCTCCATGTTCTTGTTCACCATGTCAACGCCGGAATCCTGAGTTTCTCTCCAATCACAGCCAACTGCACCGGCGGTAACTACACAGACAACAGCATCTTCTCCACCAACCTCAACTCCCTTCTCTCCACCTTCAATTCCAAGTCCTCATCCTCCAACTCTACATATCAAATCTCAGGCACTGTCTATGGCCTCTTCTTCTGCACTGGTGACCTCTCACAAGACAACTGCCAGGCCTGCATCCAATCAGCCATTAAAAACATCTCTGAGAAGTGCCCAAGCTCAAAACAAGCCATCATATGGTATGACTACTGCGAACTACGTTACTCTGACACCAACTTCTTTGGACTCCCAGACACCAATGGTTTCTCCATGATCAATCCCTTTGAGAACACCAGTTCATCAGAGCCAATGGAGGTGATGTCCCAGTTGGTCAAAGAGGCCCCATCCCAAGTACCCGTTATGTTCTCTTACAGAGCATTGCCCCCTGAACGCTTGTATGCTCTGGCACAGTGTTCACCAGACTTAACCGCAGAAGGATGCAGTCGTTGCTTGACTACTATCTTGGCAAACATCAAAGCTTGTTGTACAATGAGGAAGGGATGGAGATATCTGGCTACTAGCTGTTGGATACGGTATGAAGCTACTCCTTTCCTTCAGAACCTTCAGGGAGTTTATATAGAGGTCACTCAGAGCTCTTGCCCTTACCAAGACACCCTTCCTAATGACCTGATTCTCAACAACATTCTCTCTGATTTGATGACAAACACTCCGTTGAAGGGCGGGTTCTATAACATTAGTGAAGGGGAGACGATGAACAAGCTCTATGGCTTAGCACTATGCCGAGGAGATCTAGCTCCACAAGGGGATTCTTGCGAGACCTGTCTACAGAATGCAAGAAACAGCATTCTAGAAGATTGCACAAACAAGACACAAGCCATTGAATG TAACCAGATTGCTGCCAATATCACCACCGGAATGGTACAGGGACTCATTCTTGATGCAGTTAATAGTCCAACATTTTTAGGAGTCGGAAAG ATTGCGATCAATAGTTCTCTGGAGAGCTATGCGCTTGTGCAGTGCACAAGAGACCTCAGCAGAGAGGGTTGTGGGGATTGCTTGCAGAGAGGGATGAATATTTCTTTGCAAAACTGTGCATTGACTCAAGGATGGCGATATCTCTCTGGTAGCTGCACCTTGAGGTATGAGGCCTTTCCCTTTTTTGACACCTCAGTGATACCAGAGGGTACTCCTACACAAGAATTTGGTG TAAGGAAGAAGTCATCCAATGTTAGTGTTCTGGTTATTGTCATGCCAATTGTGGGATTCATTCTCTTGGCTACTTGCCTCTCTTGTCTGTGTTGTAGATTGAGGCGGAAACATG CAAGCAAAAGAGCTCAGTTTGATAAATACATGCCTCTGAGTAGTATACAAACAGCTACAAATAATTTTGCCGATCAAAATAAGCTTGGTGAAGGTGGATTTGGCCCTGTTTATAAG GGTGTGCTGCAGAATGGAACAGAGATCGCTGTTAAGAGACTTTCAACAGCATCCAAGCAAGGTGCCACTGAATTTGAGAATGAGGTCAAGTTAATTGCGAAACTCCAGCACAGAAATCTTGTGAGAATGCTTGGTTGGTGTgttgagaaagaagagaagctACTTGTCTATGAATACCTACCAAAGAAGGGTCTTGATGCTCTTCTATTTG ATTCTGAAAAGCGGGTGCAATTGGATTGGAATCAACGGCTTCAGATCATCGGAGGAATTGCTAGAGGCCTTGTCTATCTCCATGAAGACTCACTGCTCAAAGTCATTCACAGGGACCTCAAAGCCAGTAATGTTTTATTAGACAACAAACTGACACCCAAGATATCAGATTTTGGGATGGCCAAGATATATGGAGGAGATGAAATTGAAGCCAATTCAAGCAGAGTTGTTGGAACATA TGGTTACATGGCCCCAGAATATGCAATGGCAGGGCTATTCTCTGTGAAGTCTGATGTTTTTAGCTTTGGAGTCCTCTTATTAGAAGTACTAACTGCACAAAGGAATGGAAGAGCACACTTCGAAGAATATGGCCAAACTCTTATAAGACAT ATGTGGCATTTGTGGACTGAAAACAAAGCACTGGAGTTGGTGGATCCTTTGCTTGAAGGTTCATATTCAACTGATGAAGCAATCAAGTTGATCAAAATAGGATTGTTGTGTGTCCAAGAGAATGTGGAAGAGAGGCCAACAATGTCTGTGGTTATTCATATGCTGAGGAGCAGTGACCACACTGTGTTCCCAACACCCACTCAGCCTCCTTCATTCATAACTCGGCCAAGAAACATTCAGCTTCTTGCATCTTCATCAAGCTCGCAGTCACAAGCAACCATTGTTCCCTCCGTCAATGATGTTACCAATTCAGATCTTCTGCCAAGATAG
- the LOC120257936 gene encoding cysteine-rich receptor-like protein kinase 6 isoform X3, with protein sequence MALLLLLLLLLLLPNKSLSLAILFLLHVLVHHVNAGILSFSPITANCTGGNYTDNSIFSTNLNSLLSTFNSKSSSSNSTYQISGTVYGLFFCTGDLSQDNCQACIQSAIKNISEKCPSSKQAIIWYDYCELRYSDTNFFGLPDTNGFSMINPFENTSSSEPMEVMSQLVKEAPSQVPVMFSYRALPPERLYALAQCSPDLTAEGCSRCLTTILANIKACCTMRKGWRYLATSCWIRYEATPFLQNLQGVYIEVTQSSCPYQDTLPNDLILNNILSDLMTNTPLKGGFYNISEGETMNKLYGLALCRGDLAPQGDSCETCLQNARNSILEDCTNKTQAIEWYESCFIKYSNQSFFGVVDTDGRTMCGTEQSNQIAANITTGMVQGLILDAVNSPTFLGVGKIAINSSLESYALVQCTRDLSREGCGDCLQRGMNISLQNCALTQGWRYLSGSCTLRYEAFPFFDTSVIPEGTPTQEFGVRKKSSNVSVLVIVMPIVGFILLATCLSCLCCRLRRKHASKRAQFDKYMPLSSIQTATNNFADQNKLGEGGFGPVYKGVLQNGTEIAVKRLSTASKQGATEFENEVKLIAKLQHRNLVRMLGWCVEKEEKLLVYEYLPKKGLDALLFDSEKRVQLDWNQRLQIIGGIARGLVYLHEDSLLKVIHRDLKASNVLLDNKLTPKISDFGMAKIYGGDEIEANSSRVVGT encoded by the exons atggctcttcttcttcttcttcttcttcttcttcttcttcccaacaAATCCTTAAGCCTCGCCATCTTGTTCCTCCTCCATGTTCTTGTTCACCATGTCAACGCCGGAATCCTGAGTTTCTCTCCAATCACAGCCAACTGCACCGGCGGTAACTACACAGACAACAGCATCTTCTCCACCAACCTCAACTCCCTTCTCTCCACCTTCAATTCCAAGTCCTCATCCTCCAACTCTACATATCAAATCTCAGGCACTGTCTATGGCCTCTTCTTCTGCACTGGTGACCTCTCACAAGACAACTGCCAGGCCTGCATCCAATCAGCCATTAAAAACATCTCTGAGAAGTGCCCAAGCTCAAAACAAGCCATCATATGGTATGACTACTGCGAACTACGTTACTCTGACACCAACTTCTTTGGACTCCCAGACACCAATGGTTTCTCCATGATCAATCCCTTTGAGAACACCAGTTCATCAGAGCCAATGGAGGTGATGTCCCAGTTGGTCAAAGAGGCCCCATCCCAAGTACCCGTTATGTTCTCTTACAGAGCATTGCCCCCTGAACGCTTGTATGCTCTGGCACAGTGTTCACCAGACTTAACCGCAGAAGGATGCAGTCGTTGCTTGACTACTATCTTGGCAAACATCAAAGCTTGTTGTACAATGAGGAAGGGATGGAGATATCTGGCTACTAGCTGTTGGATACGGTATGAAGCTACTCCTTTCCTTCAGAACCTTCAGGGAGTTTATATAGAGGTCACTCAGAGCTCTTGCCCTTACCAAGACACCCTTCCTAATGACCTGATTCTCAACAACATTCTCTCTGATTTGATGACAAACACTCCGTTGAAGGGCGGGTTCTATAACATTAGTGAAGGGGAGACGATGAACAAGCTCTATGGCTTAGCACTATGCCGAGGAGATCTAGCTCCACAAGGGGATTCTTGCGAGACCTGTCTACAGAATGCAAGAAACAGCATTCTAGAAGATTGCACAAACAAGACACAAGCCATTGAATGGTATGAGAGCTGTTTTATTAAGTACTCCAACCAGAGTTTTTTTGGGGTTGTGGATACTGATGGAAGGACAATGTGTGGAACTGAACAAAGTAACCAGATTGCTGCCAATATCACCACCGGAATGGTACAGGGACTCATTCTTGATGCAGTTAATAGTCCAACATTTTTAGGAGTCGGAAAG ATTGCGATCAATAGTTCTCTGGAGAGCTATGCGCTTGTGCAGTGCACAAGAGACCTCAGCAGAGAGGGTTGTGGGGATTGCTTGCAGAGAGGGATGAATATTTCTTTGCAAAACTGTGCATTGACTCAAGGATGGCGATATCTCTCTGGTAGCTGCACCTTGAGGTATGAGGCCTTTCCCTTTTTTGACACCTCAGTGATACCAGAGGGTACTCCTACACAAGAATTTGGTG TAAGGAAGAAGTCATCCAATGTTAGTGTTCTGGTTATTGTCATGCCAATTGTGGGATTCATTCTCTTGGCTACTTGCCTCTCTTGTCTGTGTTGTAGATTGAGGCGGAAACATG CAAGCAAAAGAGCTCAGTTTGATAAATACATGCCTCTGAGTAGTATACAAACAGCTACAAATAATTTTGCCGATCAAAATAAGCTTGGTGAAGGTGGATTTGGCCCTGTTTATAAG GGTGTGCTGCAGAATGGAACAGAGATCGCTGTTAAGAGACTTTCAACAGCATCCAAGCAAGGTGCCACTGAATTTGAGAATGAGGTCAAGTTAATTGCGAAACTCCAGCACAGAAATCTTGTGAGAATGCTTGGTTGGTGTgttgagaaagaagagaagctACTTGTCTATGAATACCTACCAAAGAAGGGTCTTGATGCTCTTCTATTTG ATTCTGAAAAGCGGGTGCAATTGGATTGGAATCAACGGCTTCAGATCATCGGAGGAATTGCTAGAGGCCTTGTCTATCTCCATGAAGACTCACTGCTCAAAGTCATTCACAGGGACCTCAAAGCCAGTAATGTTTTATTAGACAACAAACTGACACCCAAGATATCAGATTTTGGGATGGCCAAGATATATGGAGGAGATGAAATTGAAGCCAATTCAAGCAGAGTTGTTGGAACATA A
- the LOC120258646 gene encoding cysteine-rich repeat secretory protein 38-like gives MEPRHQSLIATLLSDDFPTSNGSNATRPDLRAFCQAFQRNKLQRFNGFYNTSEGEGMNKIYGLALCRGDLQNKKDDCQSCLKDASKSIVIDCPNKAQATEWYEKCFVRYSNQNFFGMVDTDGVCTLCGVEKFSAEASNATLNLALRLINDAVNDQMFVGAGKVVISDSLTSYVLVQCTRDLIKKGCRQCLQSGVNKVSGECDQTNGWRYLSGSCTLRFEVNPFFDTALIPTQKGL, from the exons ATGGAACCAAGACATCAATCACTCATAGCTACTCTGCTCAGCGATGATTTCCCGACTTCTAATGGCTCGAATGCCACTCGCCCAGACTTGAGAGCCTTTTGTCAAGCTTTTCAACGTAACAAGCTCCAAAGATTTAATGGCTTCTACAACACAAGTGAAGGAGAAGGCATGAACAAGATCTATGGCTTAGCACTCTGCAGAGGAGATCTACAAAACAAGAAGGATGACTGCCAGAGCTGCCTCAAGGATGCAAGTAAAAGCATAGTAATAGACTGTCCGAACAAAGCACAAGCCACAGAATGGTATGAGAAGTGCTTTGTTAGGTACTCAAACCAGAAC TTCTTTGGGATGGTGGACACCGATGGTGTTTGTACGTTATGTGGCGTGGAGAAATTTTCGGCTGAAGCGAGCAATGCTACTCTGAACCTAGCGTTGAGGTTGATCAATGATGCAGTCAATGATCAGATGTTTGTGGGTGCTGGAAAAGTGGTGATCAGTGACTCATTGACAAGCTATGTTCTTGTGCAGTGCACTAGAGATCTTATTAAGAAAGGATGCAGGCAATGCTTGCAGAGTGGGGTGAACAAGGTGTCCGGTGAATGCGACCAAACCAATGGGTGGCGCTATCTCTCAGGTAGTTGTACCTTGAGGTTTGAGGTCAATCCTTTCTTTGATACTGCCTTGATTCCCACTCAAAAAGGTCTCTGA